From one Anaerotruncus rubiinfantis genomic stretch:
- a CDS encoding DUF6273 domain-containing protein: MSDIKGKSLSFGGINTRDLAPQVENLTLKGGDGKIDATFSAVDAAYASLVKYYVVTANTHMPTGPNDGVSVMVMPGTGTLSCVLSGLTNGVIHHVRVFIRCTYGWQTSPIAYGVATPLAGIAISTLAVGGEVKLNLGGVAYNHLVVHQGNPDTALYDASCNGAWLLIKDIYEMRQWHSSNVNDYANSTIHSYLNSAYLGLFDSNIAAAIKQVKIPYRSGSGTSKTVNSGADGLSAKIFLLSSTEVSFNHSYMPTREGAELSYFAGCADNSSDSKRIATLNGSTMHWWLRSPAIIDSTYASYVGYGDWQNSKCSNSGGVRPAFILPSDLLLAPVPNPDGSYSPL, encoded by the coding sequence ATGTCAGACATAAAAGGCAAGTCCCTATCCTTTGGCGGGATTAACACCCGCGACCTTGCGCCGCAGGTGGAGAACCTCACCCTCAAAGGCGGGGACGGCAAAATAGACGCAACCTTTAGCGCGGTGGACGCGGCATACGCCTCACTGGTCAAATACTACGTTGTGACTGCCAACACCCACATGCCCACCGGGCCGAACGATGGCGTGTCGGTCATGGTAATGCCGGGGACGGGGACGCTATCATGTGTCCTGTCGGGGCTTACAAATGGTGTGATCCATCATGTGCGGGTATTTATCCGGTGTACCTATGGTTGGCAGACAAGCCCTATAGCCTATGGGGTGGCAACGCCGTTGGCGGGGATCGCGATTAGCACTTTGGCCGTTGGAGGCGAAGTCAAATTAAATCTTGGCGGTGTGGCTTACAATCATTTGGTTGTGCATCAGGGAAATCCAGATACAGCACTATATGATGCAAGCTGTAACGGGGCATGGTTGCTGATAAAAGATATTTACGAAATGCGGCAGTGGCACAGTTCCAATGTTAACGACTACGCCAACAGCACCATCCACAGCTATCTGAATAGTGCCTATCTTGGCCTATTTGACAGTAACATTGCAGCTGCCATTAAGCAAGTTAAGATTCCGTACCGGTCGGGAAGCGGAACCAGCAAAACAGTAAACAGTGGGGCTGATGGATTATCCGCTAAAATTTTTTTGCTGAGTTCTACGGAAGTCAGCTTTAACCACAGCTATATGCCTACCCGTGAAGGCGCAGAGCTGTCCTACTTCGCAGGTTGTGCAGACAACAGTTCCGACAGCAAGCGTATTGCAACACTGAACGGTTCCACAATGCACTGGTGGCTCCGCTCCCCGGCCATCATCGACTCCACGTACGCCTCGTACGTCGGCTATGGCGACTGGCAAAACTCCAAGTGTTCCAACTCTGGCGGCGTCCGCCCTGCGTTTATCCTTCCTTCCGACCTACTTCTCGCCCCCGTTCCCAATCCCGATGGCTCTTACAGCCCACTTTAA
- a CDS encoding M23 family metallopeptidase: MSQRLTLPFKTLLVTAGYKHPDYYAYHKFHHYGVDCYDPNTHDVLALGDGEVIAAGQDGPTTTGKLSRLGLVTVIIYRDVLCNNGKVCDLVARTYHHAKVQVKAGDKVKRGQVIAQYGNTGANTTGPHLHIEFDTDTKFPTLAYGVSVTANNRIINTLAEYKRAGGLADSTMDPDDVWFVGEGQTIKGWSGGWYNPDDVEAPEMPQDGPDYAALYESVVAERDAIQADYNGLISDLQMLMKKYKG, translated from the coding sequence ATGAGTCAGCGTCTTACGCTCCCGTTTAAAACGCTGCTTGTCACAGCGGGGTACAAGCACCCGGATTATTACGCCTACCACAAATTCCACCATTACGGCGTGGACTGCTATGACCCGAACACCCATGATGTGCTTGCGCTGGGTGATGGCGAAGTGATTGCAGCCGGTCAGGACGGACCGACCACCACCGGCAAACTCTCGCGGCTGGGGCTTGTGACGGTTATCATATACCGGGATGTGCTCTGCAATAATGGCAAGGTGTGCGATCTGGTGGCCCGGACCTATCATCACGCAAAAGTGCAGGTCAAGGCCGGGGATAAAGTCAAACGCGGACAGGTTATCGCGCAGTATGGCAACACCGGCGCGAATACGACCGGCCCACACCTGCACATTGAGTTTGACACAGATACCAAATTCCCGACGCTGGCCTATGGGGTATCGGTAACGGCCAACAACCGGATCATCAACACGCTGGCGGAATACAAACGCGCGGGAGGATTGGCGGACAGCACGATGGACCCGGACGACGTGTGGTTTGTGGGAGAGGGCCAGACCATCAAGGGATGGTCTGGAGGCTGGTACAATCCCGATGATGTTGAGGCCCCGGAGATGCCGCAGGACGGGCCGGACTATGCGGCGCTATACGAATCCGTAGTGGCCGAGCGGGACGCGATCCAGGCCGATTATAACGGCCTGATATCTGATTTACAGATGCTTATGAAAAAGTATAAGGGGTGA
- a CDS encoding phage holin, whose product MKINWEVRIKNPLWWAQMACAVVLPILAYFGLAWEDMTSWAALGDIFVAAVQNPVVVVAVLVSVFNALTDPTTAGVSDSNRAMGYVQPYKDRVVK is encoded by the coding sequence ATGAAAATCAATTGGGAAGTACGCATTAAAAACCCGCTCTGGTGGGCGCAGATGGCATGTGCCGTTGTCCTGCCGATCCTCGCATACTTTGGGCTTGCGTGGGAGGACATGACCTCCTGGGCAGCGCTGGGAGATATCTTTGTCGCAGCCGTGCAGAATCCCGTTGTGGTGGTGGCGGTGCTCGTGAGTGTGTTTAACGCCCTGACCGACCCGACAACCGCAGGCGTGAGCGACAGTAACCGCGCAATGGGGTATGTGCAGCCGTACAAGGACAGGGTGGTCAAATGA
- a CDS encoding putative phage tail protein, which produces MFYDDPSDYLGLLPDNWRELLEVQAIGNSVNIQMDKLLAAIKQGIQNKSVSLADEQGVVRWENILGVTSPLNSTLQARREALRAKIMAKPPINLQSFKAVVEAYMGLEVDVELAPNYTIKVWYRGESRQPDLAPLYATVYEMIPANLIVEISYRWLTFGELTAQDLTFGGLTAKNLTFAELGKGEWIA; this is translated from the coding sequence ATGTTTTATGACGACCCCTCGGATTACCTTGGTCTTTTGCCGGACAATTGGAGAGAGCTGCTCGAAGTGCAGGCGATTGGAAATAGCGTAAACATCCAAATGGACAAGCTGCTTGCGGCCATTAAGCAAGGAATTCAGAATAAAAGCGTATCTTTGGCAGACGAGCAGGGCGTTGTGCGGTGGGAAAATATTCTCGGGGTAACATCCCCACTGAATAGCACTTTGCAAGCCCGCAGGGAGGCATTAAGAGCAAAGATCATGGCAAAGCCCCCGATCAATTTGCAGTCATTTAAGGCAGTTGTGGAGGCTTATATGGGGCTGGAAGTGGACGTGGAGCTTGCGCCGAACTACACCATAAAAGTGTGGTATCGCGGCGAGAGCCGACAGCCGGATTTAGCCCCGCTCTATGCGACCGTGTATGAGATGATCCCGGCAAATCTGATTGTGGAGATATCGTATAGATGGCTCACATTTGGGGAACTGACTGCACAAGACCTGACGTTTGGGGGACTGACCGCAAAGAATTTGACCTTTGCAGAACTTGGAAAGGGTGAATGGATTGCCTGA
- a CDS encoding response regulator, with product MALYRIMLVDDEEEIREGIKRKIDWEQNGFALVGTAENGQEALELAEALHPDVVMTDIKMPFMDGLTLGRRLTETMPGIKLLIFSGFDDFEYAQKAIQMGAAEYILKPINARELTAVLQKIRGQLDAQFAEKRNIQRLREHYASSLPLLREQFYCQLLDGRVSEARIREQAERYEIDLSGSFWTAAILQYDTDSAEKTPIGEQELIPLSIKQLVDENLGRRCCFKSLMYNDHIAVVASFDARSQVLSLIDGMNQICKLARRFLELTVTVGIGSPVDSLADLHHAADGARGALDYRVLMGSGRAIYIDDIEPDPAAQLQFDEQDERALLSAIKIGSPDDISRAVEQMIGCFRASRLPLGQYQLYFMEMMAELIKIIRTYQIDITEVFGPDFDGNFHLSRFDSLDALGSWFNETCLKISSLIRRERTNSSKAIAERAKQFIAENFANFDISVEMLCDHLHVSPAYFSTLFKKETGMSFVTYLTQVRMEEAIKLLSTTEDKTYEISLKVGYSEPNYFSYVFKKQFGMSPTKYRSSKGAGNG from the coding sequence GTGGCCCTGTACCGCATTATGCTCGTTGACGACGAAGAGGAGATCCGTGAAGGGATCAAACGCAAAATCGACTGGGAGCAAAACGGCTTTGCGCTGGTCGGCACGGCCGAGAACGGCCAGGAAGCGCTTGAACTGGCAGAAGCGCTCCATCCGGACGTGGTGATGACCGATATCAAGATGCCGTTTATGGACGGGCTCACGCTTGGGCGGCGGCTGACCGAAACGATGCCGGGCATCAAACTGCTCATCTTCTCCGGCTTTGACGATTTCGAGTATGCACAGAAAGCGATCCAGATGGGGGCCGCGGAATATATCCTCAAGCCGATCAACGCGCGGGAACTGACCGCGGTGCTGCAAAAGATCCGCGGCCAGCTCGACGCCCAGTTTGCGGAAAAGCGCAACATCCAGCGGCTGCGGGAACATTATGCTTCCTCCCTGCCGCTTTTGCGCGAGCAGTTCTACTGCCAGCTTCTGGATGGGCGCGTTTCCGAAGCCCGTATCCGGGAGCAGGCCGAACGTTACGAGATCGATCTCTCCGGAAGCTTTTGGACGGCGGCCATTCTCCAATATGACACCGATTCGGCCGAAAAGACGCCCATTGGCGAACAGGAGCTGATCCCGCTGTCGATCAAGCAGCTGGTCGATGAAAACCTGGGCCGGCGGTGCTGCTTCAAAAGCCTGATGTATAACGATCACATCGCGGTGGTCGCCTCCTTCGACGCACGCTCCCAGGTGCTTTCGCTCATCGACGGCATGAACCAGATTTGCAAGCTGGCCCGGCGTTTTCTGGAGCTCACTGTGACAGTGGGGATCGGCTCCCCGGTGGACAGCCTCGCCGACCTGCATCATGCGGCGGACGGCGCGCGCGGCGCGCTTGACTACCGGGTGCTCATGGGTTCCGGGCGCGCAATCTATATCGACGACATCGAACCCGATCCGGCCGCGCAGCTGCAGTTTGACGAGCAGGATGAGCGCGCCCTGCTTTCCGCCATCAAAATCGGCTCGCCGGACGACATTTCCCGGGCCGTCGAGCAGATGATCGGCTGTTTTCGCGCTTCACGGCTGCCGCTGGGACAGTATCAGCTCTATTTCATGGAAATGATGGCGGAGCTGATCAAGATCATCCGCACCTATCAAATTGACATCACCGAGGTGTTCGGCCCGGATTTCGACGGAAACTTCCATCTCTCGCGGTTCGATTCGCTTGATGCGCTCGGCAGCTGGTTCAATGAAACCTGCCTGAAAATTTCTTCGCTTATCCGGCGTGAGCGCACCAACTCCTCCAAAGCGATTGCTGAACGCGCCAAACAGTTCATCGCGGAAAATTTTGCAAATTTTGACATCTCAGTCGAGATGCTCTGTGACCATCTGCATGTCTCACCCGCTTATTTCTCCACACTGTTCAAAAAGGAAACCGGGATGAGCTTTGTCACCTATCTGACCCAGGTCCGCATGGAGGAAGCGATCAAGCTGCTTTCCACCACCGAGGACAAAACCTATGAAATCTCTCTGAAGGTCGGCTATTCCGAGCCGAACTATTTCAGTTACGTCTTTAAGAAGCAGTTTGGGATGTCCCCGACAAAATACCGCAGCAGCAAAGGAGCAGGCAATGGTTAA
- a CDS encoding galactose ABC transporter substrate-binding protein, with amino-acid sequence MKRHWMLRAAALASALCLMGTIGGCTGSKPDAKLTQIKIGMTLYKQDDTFIATVRDHFVEAAKAREAADNVKISVNIMDAKGNQGIQNDQVDKFLSQGYDVICVNEVDRTAASVIIDKAMAADIPAIFFNREPVSEDMQRWDKLYYVGSDPSESGMMQGNIVVNLYDADPDAVDRNGDGKIQYVMLEGEPGHQDAAIRTEYTIKTLLASNIRVDKLANDTANWQRAQASAKTALWIEEFGDAIEVVFSNNDDMALGAIDAYRAAEIPLPVIVGIDATPPALEAVRNGTLAGTVLNDSKGQAQAIFEIAYALATGKDPAETVPQLEGRYVWMPHRMVTIENVEDALAD; translated from the coding sequence ATGAAACGACATTGGATGCTGCGTGCCGCCGCCCTTGCGTCGGCCCTCTGCCTGATGGGTACGATTGGCGGATGCACCGGCTCGAAGCCGGATGCGAAGCTGACCCAGATCAAGATCGGCATGACCCTTTACAAGCAGGATGATACCTTCATTGCCACCGTGCGGGATCATTTTGTGGAGGCCGCCAAAGCCCGCGAGGCGGCGGACAACGTAAAGATTTCGGTCAATATCATGGATGCCAAGGGCAACCAGGGAATCCAGAACGATCAGGTGGACAAATTCCTCTCCCAGGGATATGATGTGATCTGTGTCAACGAAGTCGACCGCACCGCAGCGTCGGTTATCATTGACAAGGCCATGGCGGCGGACATTCCGGCAATCTTTTTCAACCGCGAACCAGTCAGTGAGGATATGCAGCGCTGGGATAAGCTCTATTATGTCGGTTCCGATCCGAGCGAATCCGGAATGATGCAGGGCAATATCGTGGTGAATCTTTACGACGCGGATCCAGACGCAGTTGACCGTAACGGCGATGGAAAAATTCAGTATGTGATGCTGGAAGGTGAACCGGGCCATCAGGATGCGGCTATCCGCACCGAATACACCATCAAGACATTACTTGCCTCCAATATCCGCGTGGATAAACTGGCCAACGACACTGCAAACTGGCAGCGCGCGCAGGCCTCCGCCAAGACGGCGCTCTGGATCGAGGAATTCGGCGACGCAATCGAAGTGGTATTCTCAAATAACGACGATATGGCGCTCGGCGCAATCGACGCATACCGGGCGGCCGAAATCCCGCTCCCGGTCATCGTTGGGATCGACGCAACCCCACCCGCGTTAGAGGCTGTGCGCAACGGAACGCTCGCCGGAACAGTGCTCAACGATTCCAAAGGCCAGGCCCAGGCGATCTTCGAGATTGCCTACGCGCTGGCAACCGGTAAAGATCCCGCTGAAACGGTTCCACAGCTTGAAGGCAGATATGTCTGGATGCCGCACCGGATGGTCACCATCGAAAATGTAGAGGACGCTCTTGCAGATTGA
- a CDS encoding DUF6273 domain-containing protein gives MIYGEELGGGGISTKTIPPQGLNLTLKGGNGKIDCTFTGITSQWLYLGQYYRLIAKPGSAPTSPMDGVQVVDVQVGAIGDAVISASITGLTNGVQYFVRLYVRSENGWQTSVDAVGTATPVAGIALSTIAASDAATEQILMLPEQGIPVKFILLKHDYENSGRSLVLRKDLYDERPFDSNSYSYNGSDIDIWLNGIYLDYIDTEIRHQITPISIPSKTSTISKQVFLLSLTEFGCSNSSASIEGVAISYFGSNARRVAYLNNGRRAYWIRTSNANCFMIGSNGAYTVASCYNIMGSRPAFTLSADFLLAPEPNPDGSYSPLT, from the coding sequence GTGATCTACGGCGAGGAGCTAGGCGGGGGTGGAATCAGTACAAAGACGATCCCTCCACAGGGGTTAAACCTGACGCTCAAGGGCGGTAACGGAAAGATCGACTGCACCTTTACCGGGATCACCTCGCAGTGGCTGTATCTCGGGCAGTATTACCGGCTCATTGCAAAACCCGGCAGTGCGCCAACCTCCCCAATGGACGGCGTACAGGTCGTGGACGTGCAGGTCGGGGCAATCGGGGATGCGGTTATCTCCGCGAGCATCACGGGGCTTACCAATGGGGTGCAGTATTTTGTGCGGCTCTATGTGAGAAGCGAGAATGGCTGGCAGACAAGCGTGGACGCGGTGGGGACGGCAACGCCAGTGGCAGGGATTGCGCTGTCGACGATTGCGGCGAGCGACGCGGCGACAGAACAAATTCTTATGTTGCCAGAGCAGGGCATACCGGTGAAGTTTATCCTGCTTAAACATGATTATGAGAATTCCGGGCGGTCGCTGGTGCTACGGAAAGATTTATATGACGAAAGGCCCTTTGATAGCAATTCTTATTCGTATAATGGGAGCGATATCGATATATGGTTAAACGGAATATATTTAGATTACATTGACACAGAAATAAGACATCAAATTACACCCATATCTATTCCGAGCAAAACAAGCACTATCTCTAAGCAAGTATTTCTGCTTTCTCTTACCGAGTTTGGATGCTCGAACAGTAGTGCATCCATTGAAGGCGTTGCAATCTCATATTTCGGTAGTAATGCCAGAAGAGTGGCATATTTAAATAATGGCAGAAGGGCGTATTGGATCCGAACGAGCAACGCCAACTGTTTTATGATCGGATCTAATGGCGCATACACGGTCGCAAGCTGCTATAACATCATGGGGTCCCGCCCTGCGTTTACTCTGTCCGCTGATTTTCTCCTTGCTCCCGAACCCAACCCAGACGGCTCTTATAGCCCGCTCACATAG
- a CDS encoding substrate-binding domain-containing protein — protein sequence MTRRRILIFLLILAGFGVSFLILMFDMLGEKRPPEVYNISVIVRGKNSDSWEGIKQGADQAANEMNVDLSFITLSEENDLDEQIFLLHRELESGVDAIVLSAADSAGLAPAVDQIAEKVPVICIESNVESPAVTSYISADNYEMGVQLGEEILSSGNSRKRLAVINSSQGCNNVQQRMEGLMSILGPIGGEIGLWTIPNNTAEAVEELEHRLSERDVDVVVTLDLAALEAAAQAAANEKSTYLDLFGIGATGKVASFIEQDVISATIVQNEFGIGYLGVQAAVKAIRKQPVPPVTTLEHRVINRSNMYDIDNQRLLFPFVR from the coding sequence ATGACCAGGCGCAGAATTTTGATATTCCTGCTGATCCTCGCGGGCTTTGGGGTATCTTTCCTGATCCTGATGTTCGATATGCTTGGAGAAAAGCGTCCTCCCGAGGTCTACAACATCTCGGTGATCGTACGCGGAAAAAACTCCGACAGCTGGGAAGGAATCAAACAGGGCGCCGACCAGGCGGCGAACGAAATGAATGTGGACCTGAGCTTTATCACCCTTTCGGAAGAAAACGACCTTGACGAACAGATTTTTCTGTTGCACCGCGAGCTGGAAAGCGGCGTTGATGCGATCGTCCTCTCCGCCGCCGATTCCGCCGGACTTGCCCCGGCAGTGGATCAGATTGCGGAAAAAGTGCCGGTAATTTGCATCGAGTCGAATGTCGAAAGCCCCGCGGTCACTTCGTATATCTCGGCCGACAACTACGAGATGGGCGTGCAGCTCGGGGAGGAGATCCTCTCCTCCGGCAACTCGCGCAAGCGGCTCGCGGTGATCAATTCCTCACAGGGCTGCAATAACGTCCAGCAGCGGATGGAAGGGCTGATGAGCATCCTGGGGCCCATCGGCGGCGAAATCGGCCTCTGGACGATCCCAAACAACACTGCCGAGGCTGTCGAGGAGCTCGAACACAGGCTTTCCGAGCGGGATGTAGACGTGGTCGTGACCCTCGATCTCGCGGCGCTCGAGGCGGCTGCACAGGCGGCAGCGAATGAAAAATCCACCTATCTTGACCTGTTTGGTATCGGCGCAACCGGCAAGGTAGCTTCCTTTATTGAGCAGGATGTGATCAGCGCCACCATTGTGCAAAACGAATTTGGCATTGGCTATCTGGGGGTGCAGGCCGCGGTGAAGGCGATCAGAAAGCAGCCTGTCCCGCCGGTCACCACGCTCGAACACCGGGTGATCAACCGTTCTAATATGTATGACATTGACAACCAGCGCCTGCTCTTCCCCTTTGTACGCTGA
- a CDS encoding baseplate J/gp47 family protein, giving the protein MPDTLDKREGSVIYSTLAPAAMTIARQNYMIGYLLNLVFADTATDEWLDRVVYDFGMSREQATQAIRQINAFNSENQPMDIPLGSRFAINNLTFALTEKKATGQYKATCEQAGTQGNLYSGTILPVDNIPDQGGVKFGRAELVSTPEIAARDTETDESLRERFYLAVRQSPYGGNIADYEQKTLEVNGVGAVKVFGAPDMGAGNVGLVIGDEQGNKASQTLIENVQALMGTNGDGIAPIYHTVTVKTSTDLAVNVAAPVKLKTGASFDIVKPTVEDTIEKYIEDIGFKDETVFLAKLVAAILNCHESILDVGAVTLNGSAENIALTKTYAAYQVPIVGTITVTEVA; this is encoded by the coding sequence GTGCCGGATACATTGGACAAACGCGAAGGCAGCGTGATTTATTCAACGCTAGCGCCCGCCGCCATGACCATAGCGCGGCAGAATTATATGATCGGATACCTGTTGAATCTGGTATTTGCAGATACTGCGACAGACGAATGGCTTGACAGGGTGGTATACGATTTCGGGATGAGCCGGGAACAGGCGACACAGGCCATCCGGCAGATCAACGCCTTCAACAGCGAAAATCAGCCAATGGACATCCCGCTTGGCAGCAGGTTTGCAATCAACAACCTGACCTTTGCACTGACCGAAAAAAAGGCAACCGGCCAGTACAAGGCGACATGCGAACAGGCGGGGACACAGGGCAACCTTTACAGCGGAACCATTCTGCCGGTGGATAATATACCGGATCAGGGCGGCGTAAAATTTGGCAGAGCGGAATTAGTCAGTACGCCGGAAATCGCCGCAAGGGACACCGAAACCGATGAATCTCTGCGTGAGCGTTTTTATTTGGCGGTGCGCCAATCGCCTTATGGCGGCAATATCGCGGACTATGAACAGAAAACATTGGAGGTAAACGGCGTTGGGGCCGTCAAAGTGTTCGGAGCGCCAGACATGGGCGCAGGAAATGTTGGGCTGGTCATCGGAGACGAGCAGGGCAACAAAGCATCGCAAACGCTTATTGAAAATGTGCAGGCCCTAATGGGAACCAACGGCGACGGGATTGCGCCGATCTATCACACGGTCACGGTCAAGACCTCAACAGACCTTGCGGTGAATGTGGCCGCGCCCGTCAAGCTGAAAACAGGCGCAAGCTTCGACATCGTGAAACCTACGGTTGAGGACACGATTGAAAAATACATAGAGGATATCGGATTTAAAGACGAAACTGTCTTTTTGGCAAAGTTGGTGGCCGCAATCCTGAACTGCCACGAGAGTATACTTGACGTTGGAGCGGTAACGCTGAACGGATCGGCTGAAAATATCGCGTTAACAAAGACTTATGCGGCCTATCAGGTGCCAATCGTCGGCACAATCACGGTTACGGAGGTGGCGTAA
- a CDS encoding carbohydrate-binding protein codes for MGMYEDRARVKMANYRAAASGTTDEKAILAPELFDRWSAESVAYAVGDRVRYGDLLYKCLTAHTSQASWTPDAAPSLWVRIDDPAIEWPEWRQPQGSTDAYAKGAKVSHNGKRWISDLDANVWEPSVSGWTEYTEN; via the coding sequence ATGGGCATGTATGAGGACAGAGCGCGGGTAAAGATGGCAAATTATCGAGCGGCAGCATCTGGCACCACCGACGAAAAGGCAATCCTTGCGCCGGAGCTGTTTGACCGCTGGAGCGCCGAAAGCGTCGCCTATGCCGTGGGCGACCGAGTGCGGTACGGGGATCTGCTCTATAAGTGTCTGACTGCACATACCTCACAAGCGAGCTGGACACCTGACGCGGCCCCGTCTTTGTGGGTGCGTATTGACGATCCTGCAATCGAGTGGCCGGAATGGAGGCAGCCGCAGGGCAGTACAGACGCTTATGCAAAGGGCGCAAAGGTATCCCACAACGGCAAGCGCTGGATTAGCGACCTTGACGCGAATGTCTGGGAACCGAGCGTGTCGGGATGGACGGAATACACCGAAAATTAA
- a CDS encoding sensor histidine kinase: protein MVKAIRARIRQFFKAFQKRNIQYMISISFTIVAITGMLFLGMALYLRFAASTQNMVEEDNKRVINQVNMNIDVYLRNMMRISDAMYYRVIKNADLASDSIDPAMDLLYETNRDLLVSIVLVDDDGQLVAASPLSKLKKTVRPQDQEWFIRAMGKIENLHFSAPHVQNLFEDPDFRYRWVVSLSRAVELTFDGNVRHGVLLVDMNFSGIEQLFKNVTLGGNGYVYLIDSNGEIIYHPRQQLIFSNLTTENNLTAAGYQDGNHLENYQGDERVVTVKTVGYTGWKIVGVTPVDDITSSYYHFRAFAVFILFFTIFLMIFANLFVSSRIADPIKRLEASVKKLEQGDLSVKIAIGGSYEIQHLGKTIRSMVAQMRKLMDDIVVEQESKRKSELDALQSQINPHFLYNTLDSIIWMIENERYPEAISMVTALARLFRISLSKGRNIIPLSDELEHARNYMTIQQMRYKNKFTFKIDAAPETLRLSTIKLIVQPLLENAIYHGMEFMDGDGELLVKTYLLEDGLYVDVIDNGSGIPAEICRTLLTDETRVRSKGSGIGLRNVHQRIQLTYGKNYGLTILSEPDVGTTVRIRLPKVPFDTPDTTKEVTGR from the coding sequence ATGGTTAAAGCGATCCGCGCGCGGATACGCCAGTTTTTCAAAGCGTTCCAGAAAAGAAACATCCAGTACATGATCTCGATCTCGTTTACAATTGTGGCGATCACCGGGATGCTGTTCTTGGGGATGGCTTTATACTTGCGCTTTGCCGCTTCCACGCAGAACATGGTCGAGGAGGACAATAAACGGGTCATCAACCAGGTCAATATGAATATCGACGTCTACCTGCGCAATATGATGCGCATTTCGGACGCGATGTACTACCGGGTTATCAAAAACGCCGACCTGGCATCCGATTCGATTGATCCGGCCATGGACCTGCTTTACGAAACCAACCGTGACCTGCTGGTGAGCATTGTGCTGGTGGACGACGACGGGCAGCTTGTAGCGGCCTCGCCGCTCTCGAAGCTGAAAAAGACCGTCCGCCCGCAGGATCAGGAATGGTTCATCCGCGCGATGGGAAAGATCGAGAACCTGCATTTTTCCGCGCCGCATGTGCAAAATCTGTTTGAGGACCCGGATTTCCGCTACCGGTGGGTGGTCTCCCTCTCCCGCGCTGTCGAACTGACTTTCGACGGGAATGTCCGGCACGGCGTGCTGCTGGTCGACATGAACTTTTCCGGCATTGAACAGCTCTTTAAAAATGTCACGCTCGGTGGGAACGGCTATGTCTATCTCATCGATTCCAATGGGGAGATCATCTACCATCCGCGTCAGCAGCTGATCTTCTCGAACCTCACCACCGAAAACAACCTCACCGCCGCCGGGTATCAGGACGGCAACCATCTGGAAAACTACCAGGGGGACGAACGGGTTGTGACCGTCAAAACGGTCGGTTATACCGGATGGAAAATCGTTGGGGTCACGCCGGTGGACGACATCACCTCCAGCTACTATCATTTCCGCGCCTTTGCGGTGTTCATTCTGTTTTTCACCATCTTCCTGATGATCTTCGCCAACCTCTTCGTTTCCTCACGCATCGCCGATCCCATTAAACGGCTGGAAGCTTCGGTCAAAAAGCTGGAGCAGGGCGATCTCAGCGTCAAGATCGCAATCGGTGGATCGTATGAGATCCAGCATCTGGGCAAGACGATCCGTTCGATGGTGGCGCAGATGCGCAAACTGATGGACGACATCGTCGTCGAGCAGGAATCGAAACGCAAGAGCGAGCTTGACGCGCTGCAAAGCCAAATCAATCCGCATTTCCTTTATAACACGCTCGACTCGATCATCTGGATGATTGAAAACGAACGCTATCCGGAGGCCATCTCGATGGTCACCGCGCTGGCGCGGCTGTTCCGCATCTCGCTGAGCAAGGGCCGCAATATCATCCCGCTTTCAGATGAGCTGGAACATGCCCGCAACTATATGACCATCCAGCAGATGCGCTACAAGAACAAATTCACTTTTAAGATAGACGCTGCGCCCGAAACGCTGCGGCTTTCAACCATCAAACTGATCGTCCAGCCGCTTTTGGAAAACGCCATCTATCACGGGATGGAGTTTATGGACGGTGACGGCGAACTGCTGGTCAAGACCTATTTGCTGGAGGACGGGCTTTATGTGGATGTCATCGACAACGGCTCCGGAATCCCGGCGGAAATCTGCCGCACGCTGCTCACCGACGAGACACGCGTGCGCTCGAAGGGCTCCGGCATCGGCCTGCGCAATGTCCATCAGCGCATCCAGCTCACCTACGGCAAGAACTACGGGCTCACCATCCTGAGCGAACCGGACGTTGGTACCACGGTGCGCATCCGCCTGCCGAAGGTCCCCTTCGATACGCCGGACACGACGAAGGAGGTGACGGGCAGATGA